From the genome of Fusobacterium varium, one region includes:
- the yicC gene encoding YicC-like family, N-terminal region, whose amino-acid sequence MRSMTGYSKLTYQDESFAINMELKSVNNKNLNLKIKLPYNLNFLEGAIRTEVASKISRGSLDLKIEFEDKRELGKLFDYDRNLSSAYMNVLKEMENDFSEKFTNKMDILVRNLNVIQKNDFEIDENEYSFFVLKKVNELLIPFIQTREDEGKRLKTYFLERIDVLEEKITEIKNIKK is encoded by the coding sequence ATGAGAAGTATGACAGGATATTCAAAACTTACATATCAAGATGAAAGTTTTGCTATCAATATGGAACTTAAAAGTGTAAATAATAAAAATTTAAATTTGAAAATAAAACTTCCATACAATTTAAATTTTTTAGAAGGAGCAATAAGAACAGAAGTTGCTTCAAAAATCAGCAGAGGTTCTTTAGATCTTAAAATAGAATTTGAAGATAAAAGAGAGCTTGGGAAACTTTTTGATTATGATAGAAATTTAAGCTCAGCTTATATGAATGTACTTAAAGAGATGGAAAATGATTTTAGTGAAAAATTCACAAATAAAATGGATATTTTAGTTAGAAATTTAAATGTTATACAAAAAAATGATTTTGAAATTGATGAAAATGAGTACTCTTTCTTTGTATTAAAAAAAGTAAATGAGTTACTTATTCCATTTATTCAAACCAGAGAAGATGAAGGTAAGAGGTTAAAAACTTATTTTCTGGAAAGAATAGATGTTCTTGAAGAAAAAATAACTGAAATAAAAAATATAAAGAAATAG
- a CDS encoding Domain of uncharacterised function (DUF1732) gives MERLDKIRGAIDFKEEDILKEILLFTDKSDISEEISRLDSHMEQLRKEMESRDTAVGKKIDFILQEIFRELNTTGVKCNLYDISKLIVECKNELEKIREQAMNIE, from the coding sequence ATGGAAAGGCTTGATAAAATCAGAGGAGCTATAGATTTTAAAGAGGAAGATATTCTTAAAGAAATACTTCTTTTTACTGATAAATCAGACATATCTGAAGAAATTTCAAGGCTTGACAGTCATATGGAACAGTTAAGAAAAGAAATGGAAAGCAGAGATACAGCAGTAGGAAAGAAAATTGATTTTATTCTTCAGGAAATATTCAGAGAACTGAATACTACAGGAGTAAAATGTAACCTGTATGATATTTCAAAGCTTATAGTAGAATGTAAAAATGAGCTTGAAAAAATTAGAGAACAGGCTATGAATATCGAATAG